From candidate division KSB1 bacterium, the proteins below share one genomic window:
- a CDS encoding BACON domain-containing carbohydrate-binding protein produces the protein MARPTVLHLAALAVALLLPALLLAQVNFGGYTFQSWAAFADEATEVGSPPPGAGLLPTGTTSINTALTDRNLNTWVVAGGSAGMADVRFIDNVVVNEDGADFVVFEYGVAEAYRVAVSRDGTTANLTAFRQYVGTQAIDLSDFGIAAGATVTLLRIQPNPSVPGSGGAELSAEIQDIGALHSRAPMALAKFDFNDGTVQGWTLDGAFDETGATRYSSNFFDGWQDAVNYPNPPGLDPMNDQHGTLRLATLGGHGITNPGHTWWVMKLVSPDLSGSPTWQAARGFSVEIAECMANFGSAYANLWVFAYDHDQALLRAFYSGTAQALTHDVYGDGIANWNHLKFDWSAIPTFPTNYTIQRVAVLIWGKLEGVYYEGGIYLDEVTPLGGEQPQPPAAPSNLQAYQTVPQIHITWQDNSDDETGFQLEFKDGLDAPWDTLANLGPNVTSYQMDNAAVMHTYVFRVAAVKDGLMSAYSNTDTLQYRLFLGFLRVDTPNGGEVWPVGSTQTISWTAQMIPLSNYAIEYSTDGGSRWSTIVPLLAPCSSYNWTIPNTPSTNCIVKVRLTGYEIYDLTDHPFTITTQQLPVLVVTPSSHDVPARAGTTGFEVDNTGGGTMNWTATVTEGASWLTITSGASGTNKGTIVVAHAANPSTTPRSGTITVTAPGASGSPCQVTVNQSGAEQPGVTVRMEPAKRQLYLNRTGSVDVVVEGVTNIGSFQFEIGYDRTVVQLRGSTPVQLGPFLGSTGRTVIPVGPAIDTTAGTVVFGAATFGTQAGPNGNGTLATITWTGVGEGSAALDLRNVQVSDINGVVIPVAVVDGEIIVKKGFWADVNNDDRIDIIDIQLVCAHWNTRVGDPNYDPRYDVDNEGQGDGDIDIIDIQLVAAWWNRPLPPGGLARSLPAPPVEALTLVASIAKGAGRAALELWTKGAANLGGFQFDLVSSAPFEITSFAAGDILTMTGNTVSVLGPQHTASGKRATVAAFSFGNKEGGQGSGVLGRIELNSDAPVQLERIQLATKDGTPIPVANVLWQEVEQTSVPRQLTLRQNYPNPFNPQTKIEFELPGGDSDKIPVTLSIHNLRGEVVRVLLEGALGPGAHAVLWDGCDEHGGRLPSGVYVCRLDAGKLKATMKMALMR, from the coding sequence ATGGCACGGCCAACCGTCCTCCACCTGGCCGCCTTGGCGGTGGCCTTGCTGCTCCCCGCCCTGCTTCTCGCTCAAGTGAACTTTGGGGGCTACACCTTCCAATCCTGGGCGGCATTTGCCGACGAGGCTACGGAGGTCGGTTCACCTCCGCCGGGCGCCGGTCTTTTGCCCACAGGTACCACTAGCATCAACACTGCACTCACCGACCGCAACCTTAACACCTGGGTAGTTGCTGGGGGAAGCGCCGGCATGGCCGACGTCCGCTTTATTGACAACGTCGTTGTCAACGAGGACGGGGCGGACTTTGTCGTATTCGAATACGGCGTGGCTGAAGCCTACCGCGTCGCGGTGAGCAGAGATGGTACCACCGCTAACCTCACTGCGTTCAGGCAGTATGTAGGCACGCAAGCAATCGACCTTAGCGATTTCGGCATTGCGGCGGGTGCGACGGTCACACTGCTTCGCATCCAGCCAAACCCGTCGGTGCCCGGCAGCGGCGGCGCCGAGCTGAGCGCCGAGATTCAGGACATTGGCGCCTTGCATTCCCGAGCCCCTATGGCTCTGGCAAAGTTCGACTTCAATGACGGCACCGTGCAGGGCTGGACGCTGGATGGGGCATTCGACGAAACCGGTGCCACGCGGTACTCGTCCAACTTCTTCGACGGCTGGCAGGATGCGGTGAACTACCCCAACCCGCCGGGACTCGATCCCATGAACGACCAGCATGGCACGTTGCGACTTGCCACTCTCGGAGGACATGGCATCACCAATCCCGGCCACACCTGGTGGGTCATGAAGCTCGTTTCCCCGGACCTGTCGGGTTCTCCCACCTGGCAGGCAGCCCGGGGCTTCTCGGTGGAAATCGCCGAGTGCATGGCCAACTTCGGGTCGGCCTATGCTAATCTCTGGGTATTTGCCTATGACCATGATCAGGCACTACTCCGCGCCTTCTACAGCGGGACCGCACAGGCCCTGACCCATGACGTGTACGGCGATGGCATTGCCAACTGGAATCACTTAAAGTTCGACTGGTCGGCCATCCCCACGTTCCCCACAAACTATACGATTCAGCGAGTGGCCGTGTTAATCTGGGGGAAGTTGGAGGGCGTGTACTATGAGGGAGGCATTTACCTAGACGAGGTGACCCCTTTGGGGGGCGAGCAACCACAGCCCCCGGCAGCCCCGTCTAATCTCCAGGCCTATCAGACCGTGCCACAGATCCACATCACCTGGCAAGACAACTCTGACGACGAGACCGGCTTCCAGCTTGAGTTCAAAGACGGTCTTGACGCACCGTGGGACACTTTGGCCAACCTTGGCCCGAACGTCACCTCCTACCAAATGGACAACGCCGCAGTCATGCACACTTACGTCTTCAGGGTGGCTGCGGTAAAGGATGGCCTCATGTCAGCCTATTCCAACACCGACACCCTCCAGTACAGGCTGTTCCTGGGCTTCCTACGGGTGGACACCCCCAACGGCGGCGAGGTCTGGCCGGTCGGTTCCACCCAGACCATCTCCTGGACAGCGCAAATGATTCCCCTTTCCAACTATGCGATCGAGTACTCCACTGACGGCGGGAGTAGGTGGAGCACCATCGTGCCGTTGTTAGCGCCATGCAGCTCATACAATTGGACAATCCCCAACACGCCCTCCACAAATTGCATTGTCAAAGTGCGGTTGACAGGCTACGAGATCTACGACCTTACTGACCACCCATTCACGATTACCACCCAACAGCTGCCGGTATTGGTGGTCACGCCCAGTAGCCACGACGTTCCGGCTAGGGCAGGGACTACCGGATTTGAAGTGGACAACACCGGCGGCGGCACGATGAATTGGACCGCTACGGTCACCGAAGGGGCCTCGTGGCTGACTATCACCTCCGGAGCCAGCGGCACGAACAAGGGAACCATAGTGGTGGCTCACGCCGCCAATCCCTCCACTACCCCCCGCAGTGGCACCATTACGGTCACCGCGCCGGGCGCCAGTGGCAGCCCCTGCCAAGTAACTGTCAACCAGAGCGGAGCTGAACAGCCCGGGGTAACGGTACGGATGGAGCCCGCCAAGAGGCAACTTTACCTGAATCGTACCGGAAGTGTGGATGTGGTCGTCGAGGGGGTGACCAACATCGGGAGTTTCCAATTTGAGATTGGCTACGACCGCACCGTGGTGCAATTGAGGGGCAGCACTCCTGTGCAGCTGGGGCCGTTCTTGGGGAGCACCGGTCGCACCGTCATCCCCGTGGGCCCGGCGATCGACACCACCGCGGGTACCGTCGTTTTTGGCGCCGCCACCTTTGGCACTCAAGCCGGACCGAACGGAAACGGCACCTTGGCGACCATTACCTGGACCGGCGTAGGGGAGGGCAGCGCTGCGCTTGATCTGCGCAATGTCCAAGTGAGCGACATCAACGGGGTCGTGATTCCAGTGGCCGTGGTAGATGGCGAAATCATCGTGAAAAAAGGCTTCTGGGCGGATGTGAACAACGACGACCGCATCGACATCATTGACATCCAGCTGGTGTGTGCGCATTGGAACACCCGCGTGGGCGACCCCAACTATGACCCCCGCTACGACGTGGACAACGAGGGCCAGGGCGACGGCGATATCGACATCATTGATATCCAACTGGTGGCAGCGTGGTGGAATAGACCGTTGCCCCCTGGCGGATTAGCACGCTCTCTGCCCGCTCCGCCTGTTGAGGCACTCACTCTGGTGGCAAGCATTGCGAAAGGCGCAGGGCGTGCAGCACTCGAGCTATGGACCAAAGGGGCGGCAAACCTCGGCGGGTTCCAATTCGACCTGGTGTCGTCCGCGCCTTTCGAAATAACCTCCTTCGCTGCCGGTGACATCTTAACCATGACCGGGAATACGGTATCCGTACTTGGGCCCCAACATACTGCTTCCGGCAAGCGGGCCACGGTGGCGGCGTTTAGCTTCGGAAATAAGGAAGGTGGCCAAGGCTCTGGAGTGTTGGGGCGCATCGAGCTCAACTCAGACGCGCCGGTTCAATTGGAGCGCATTCAGTTGGCGACCAAGGACGGAACCCCGATTCCGGTGGCGAACGTCCTATGGCAAGAGGTAGAGCAGACCAGCGTACCGAGACAGCTTACCTTGCGCCAGAACTACCCCAACCCCTTCAATCCCCAAACCAAAATCGAGTTTGAACTTCCGGGCGGGGATAGCGACAAGATACCTGTGACGCTGAGCATCCACAACCTGCGGGGCGAAGTGGTCAGGGTGCTGCTGGAGGGCGCTTTGGGCCCTGGCGCCCACGCGGTCCTTTGGGACGGGTGTGATGAACACGGCGGGCGCCTGCCCTCAGGGGTGTACGTGTGCAGGCTTGACGCTGGAAAGCTTAAGGCCACCATGAAGATGGCGCTGATGCGATGA